One Kangiella geojedonensis DNA segment encodes these proteins:
- the fadB gene encoding fatty acid oxidation complex subunit alpha FadB — MIFEGQSIQCRLRDKGIAEVCFDNQNESVNKFDRATLNEWLQVNELLAEHKEVKAVMATSGKPVFIVGADITEFNELFSSSREDLLGWLVEANKAFTGFEDLPYPTAVAIDGMALGGGLEMCLTCDFRVASPKAQVGLPESKLGLVPGFGGSVRLARLIGPDNAFEWLSTGKAYKPEKALAVGTIDAVVDSEHLIASTEQMLLDAVEGKLDWQARRAEKKAPLQLNKTEAMMSFMTSKAYIAGQAGPHYPAPVRGVQLIEDSAGMKLEDAIKAEHEAFADMAQTEQASALIQLFLNDQVLKKKAKIASKTADIDVKSATVLGAGIMGGGIAYQSASRGVPAVMKDIKPEALEQGMDEAIKLFGKGVKYGKITTDKMAKGIASIKPTLSYEEIKHTDIVVEAVVENPKVKEAVLTEVEGLMPDDAIICSNTSTISIDRLAKSLKRPEKFCGMHFFNPVHKMPLVEIIRGEKTSDETVASVVAYASKMGKSPVVVNDCPGFFVNRVLFPYFGGFTKLVRDGADFQHVDKVMSKKFGWPMGPAYLLDVVGMDTGRHAAEVMAEGFPDRMSKEEKDAIDVMFENDRYGQKSGSGFYVYGKDKKGRPTKEADPKAYELLKEVAADTKDFDDEEIIARTMLPMIIETIRCLEEGIIDSPAEGDMALIYGLGFPPFRGGVFKYVDSQGIATIVELAKKYQHLGKAYEPTTGMLKMAQDDKKFYPSDLS; from the coding sequence ATGATTTTCGAAGGTCAGTCGATTCAATGCAGATTACGCGATAAAGGTATCGCCGAAGTGTGCTTTGATAATCAAAATGAGTCGGTGAATAAGTTCGACCGAGCTACTCTTAACGAGTGGCTTCAAGTTAATGAGTTATTAGCTGAACACAAAGAAGTAAAGGCTGTTATGGCAACCAGTGGCAAGCCCGTATTTATTGTCGGAGCCGATATCACTGAGTTTAATGAATTGTTTTCTTCAAGCCGTGAAGACTTACTGGGTTGGTTGGTTGAGGCTAATAAAGCATTTACTGGCTTTGAAGATTTACCTTATCCGACCGCTGTTGCGATTGATGGAATGGCACTCGGCGGCGGTTTAGAAATGTGTTTAACCTGTGACTTCCGTGTGGCGAGCCCTAAAGCACAAGTTGGACTACCAGAGTCGAAGTTGGGCCTAGTACCAGGTTTTGGTGGTAGTGTTCGTTTGGCGCGATTGATTGGTCCTGACAATGCTTTTGAGTGGTTATCAACCGGTAAAGCTTATAAACCAGAAAAGGCGCTAGCGGTAGGAACCATTGATGCGGTAGTGGATTCAGAGCACTTGATCGCCAGTACAGAACAGATGCTATTAGACGCGGTTGAAGGAAAGCTCGATTGGCAAGCGCGCCGCGCTGAGAAAAAAGCACCACTACAATTGAATAAAACCGAAGCCATGATGTCGTTCATGACCTCGAAAGCTTATATCGCTGGTCAAGCGGGTCCGCATTATCCAGCACCAGTACGTGGCGTACAATTAATTGAAGATAGTGCAGGAATGAAGCTGGAAGATGCCATTAAGGCTGAACATGAAGCCTTTGCTGATATGGCGCAAACAGAACAAGCTTCTGCCTTAATTCAATTGTTCTTGAACGATCAAGTTTTAAAGAAAAAAGCCAAGATTGCGAGTAAAACAGCGGATATCGACGTCAAAAGTGCAACCGTCTTGGGTGCAGGTATTATGGGCGGCGGTATTGCCTATCAATCGGCTTCACGGGGCGTTCCTGCAGTGATGAAAGACATCAAGCCAGAAGCGCTTGAGCAAGGAATGGATGAAGCCATTAAATTGTTTGGCAAAGGTGTTAAGTACGGCAAGATTACTACCGATAAAATGGCAAAAGGTATTGCCAGCATTAAACCTACGTTAAGTTATGAAGAAATTAAACATACTGACATTGTGGTTGAAGCCGTAGTTGAAAACCCAAAAGTAAAAGAAGCGGTGTTAACGGAAGTGGAAGGCTTGATGCCGGATGATGCAATCATCTGTTCAAACACCTCAACCATTTCAATTGATCGCTTAGCTAAGTCATTAAAGCGCCCCGAAAAATTCTGCGGTATGCACTTTTTTAATCCTGTGCACAAAATGCCGTTGGTTGAAATTATACGCGGTGAAAAAACGTCGGATGAAACCGTTGCCAGCGTCGTTGCTTACGCGAGCAAGATGGGCAAATCGCCAGTTGTGGTAAATGACTGCCCAGGGTTTTTTGTGAACCGCGTGTTATTCCCATATTTCGGTGGCTTTACTAAGTTGGTTCGTGATGGTGCAGATTTCCAGCACGTTGATAAAGTTATGAGTAAAAAGTTTGGTTGGCCTATGGGGCCAGCTTACTTATTAGATGTTGTGGGTATGGATACTGGCCGTCACGCTGCAGAGGTAATGGCAGAAGGGTTTCCGGATCGCATGAGTAAAGAAGAGAAAGATGCGATTGATGTGATGTTCGAAAACGATCGATATGGTCAGAAATCAGGAAGTGGCTTTTATGTCTATGGTAAAGACAAAAAAGGTCGTCCTACGAAAGAAGCCGATCCAAAAGCGTATGAGCTGCTAAAAGAAGTAGCAGCTGACACGAAAGACTTCGACGATGAAGAAATTATTGCAAGAACCATGTTACCGATGATTATTGAAACCATTCGTTGTTTAGAGGAGGGTATAATCGATAGCCCTGCCGAAGGCGACATGGCATTAATATATGGCTTAGGCTTCCCTCCGTTCAGAGGCGGTGTCTTTAAATATGTAGATTCTCAAGGCATTGCAACCATTGTCGAACTAGCGAAAAAATATCAGCACTTAGGTAAGGCATATGAGCCGACTACTGGAATGCTGAAAATGGCGCAAGACGATAAGAAATTTTATCCATCGGATTTATCTTAA